One region of Quercus lobata isolate SW786 chromosome 2, ValleyOak3.0 Primary Assembly, whole genome shotgun sequence genomic DNA includes:
- the LOC115976725 gene encoding uncharacterized protein LOC115976725, producing the protein MSKPRVTITLGRSGGQVVKGEGNRSGYAHAHPRANGSKWSREERYRSNANGFWSPNKRQQSNGINRGRGDIGVHDSQMNPNDLRLKLINKRKMKRIPRVFEERRKMDQSQRLSKTIQPARHNMQQQRSELKGRAFLWRTPATERPRSPNRNLKPSRGLSPQRNFNELHQVPSLRAADNSRTRWFLSNDGASRPTGPLTVKGPDTSELVMQLTPIGGIGQKSFHSVEESHTVPSLLQSLGLGKYSIHFRAEEVDMTALKQMGDKDLKDMGIPMGPRKKILLALWPHSRREQP; encoded by the exons ATGTCCAAGCCACGTGTCACCATCACTCTCGGCCGCTCTGGTGGTCAG GTAGTAAAGGGGGAAGGAAATAGATCAGGCTATGCCCACGCACATCCTAGAGCTAATGGAAGCAAATGGTCCAGGGAAGAGAGATATAGGAGTAACGCCAATGGTTTTTGGTCCCCAAACAAGCG GCAGCAAAGTAATGGTATCAATCGGGGTCGCGGTGACATTGGAGTGCATG ATTCCCAGATGAATCCAAATGATCTGCGTTTGAAACtgataaacaaaagaaagatgaagcGAATTCCAAGGGTttttgaagagagaagaaagatggACCAAAGTCAAAGGTTGTCAAAAACTATTCAGCCTGCAAGGCATAACATGCAGCAGCAAAGGTCTGAATTAAAAGGGCGTGCTTTTTTGTGGCGAACGCCAGCCACAGAACGACCTAGATCCCCAAATAGAAATCTGAAACCTTCTAGGGGACTCTCACCACAAAGAAATTTCAATGAGCTGCACCAAGTACCATCGCTAAGGGCAGCTGATAATTCAAGAACTAGATGGTTTTTAAGCAATGATGGTGCTTCTAGGCCAACAGGACCTCTAACTGTCAAAGGTCCTGATACTTCAGAGCTAGTTATGCAGCTTACACCAATAGGTGGCATTGGGCAGAAAAGTTTTCATTCA GTGGAGGAATCTCACACTGTCCCTAGCCTGTTGCAATCGCTTGGTTTGGGGAAATATAGCATTCATTTCCGGGCTGAAGAG GTGGACATGACTGCATTGAAGCAGATGGGTGATAAGGACCTCAAAGATATGGGGATACCAATG
- the LOC115976726 gene encoding ferredoxin-thioredoxin reductase catalytic chain, chloroplastic-like, producing MMTTTTTLQVQVQAQASSSFAIRIPPSSFTSPLTRSPHRFVVRAAVDPSEKSIEIMRKFSEQYARKSGTYFCVDKGVTSVVIKGLADHKDSLGAPLCPCRHYDDKPAEVGQGFWNCPCVPMRERKECHCMLFLTPDNDFAGKEQAISLDEIRATTANI from the exons ATGATGACTACTACTACTACTCTTCAAGTTCAAGTTCAAGCTCAAGCTTCTTCTTCCTTCGCCATTCGCATTCCTCCCTCCTCATTCACTTCTCCTCTCACTCGCTCCCCTCACCGCTTTGTCGTTCGAGCCGCAg TGGACCCTTCAGAGAAGTCTATTGAGATAATGAGGAAGTTCTCCGAGCAGTATGCTCGTAAATCGGGAACATACTTCTGTGTGGACAAGGGAGTGACTTCTGTTGTTATCAAG GGATTGGCTGACCATAAAGATTCATTGGGTGCACCACTATGCCCTTGTCg ACATTATGATGACAAACCTGCCGAGGTTGGTCAGGGGTTTTGGAACTGTCCATGTGTTCCTATGAGAGAAag GAAGGAATGCCACTGCATGCTCTTTCTTACTCCTGACAATGATTTTGCTGGCAAGGAACAG GCTATCTCCTTGGACGAGATCAGAGCAACAACAGCAAATATATAA